One Triticum dicoccoides isolate Atlit2015 ecotype Zavitan chromosome 3B, WEW_v2.0, whole genome shotgun sequence genomic window, gctagaagacatgcagttgcggtcgggtgcgacacttgcagttgcatgtctAGTGTCAGACATGCAACTGGCCCACCTCCTCTCTCGCcgcccctccgacaaaacaaaggtcCAGTTGCAACCATGTTGAGGGACATGCAGTTGCGATTGGGTGCGGTGCTTGCAGTTGTGGGGCTGTTGTCGGGCTTGCAACTAGGTTGCCCCCTCCGAAGAACAAAAAGTCCAGTTGCGGTCGGGCTACAAGACATGCAGTTGCGATCGggtgcgacacttgcagttgcatacaTAGTgttggacatgcaactggcccgcccctccgacaaaacaaaggtcCAATTGCAACCATGTTGGGGGACATGCAGTTGCGGTCAGGCGCGGCGCTTGCAGTTGCGGGGATGTTGTCGGGCTTGCAACTCGCCCACCCCCTCCGATAGAACAAAAAAGTCCAGTTGCGGTCGGGTTAcaagacatgcagttgcggtcgggtgcgacacttgcagttgcgggGCTGTTGTCGGGCTTGCAACTGGCCCGCCCTCTCCGACAGAACAAAAAAGTACAGTTGCGGTCGGGTTACGAGACATGCAGTTATGGTCGGGtgcaacacttgcagttgcattcCTAGTGTCGGACATGCAACTGGCCGACCTCCTCTCCCGCCGGCCCCTCTGACAAAACAAAGGTCCAATTGCAACCATGATGGGGAACATGCAGTTGCGGTCAGGTGCGGCGCTTGCAGTTGCAGGGATGTTGTTGGCCTTGCAACTGGCCCGCCCCCTCTACTGGCACCCCCTCCGATAGAAGAAAAAAGTCCAGTTACAGTCGGGCTAGAAGACATGCAGTTCGGTCGGGTGTGACACTTCAAGTTGCATTCCTAGCGTCGGACATGCAATTGGCCCACCCCCTCTCTCGccgccccctccgacaaaacaaatgTCCAATTGCAATCATGTTAGGGGACATGTAATTGCGTTCGGGTGCGGCACTTGCAGTTGTGGGGATGTTGTCGGGCTTGCAACTGGCCCGCCCCCTCTACTGGCGTCCCCCTCTGACATAACAAAAACTTCCAATTGCGCTCGGGCTAGAAGACATGGAGTTGCGGTCGGGtgtgacacttgcagttgcattccTAGTGTCGGGCATGCAACCGGCCCTACTGATCTCTACTCGAACCACAAACAAAGTTTAAAAAAATCTAGCCAGAAACAAAGTCTAGTTGGCCGGTGACAAATATTTTTGAGAAGGAAAAAAGATAAGTTACACGCCAATGACATACATACAACTGTGTGTGGCCGATGTGCATGACACTGTGTGTGCTCAACGGTTGGAAAGAAAAAAAGTTGCATACGGACACAGACAAAAAGCCATGTAATTACATGTGATTAAATGTACATGCAATTGTGTGTGATCAATGTATGTGTACACAAGTGACAATATTTTATTAAATAATAATAGcaatagaaaatagaaaataaagaaaaaataaaaagaaaatgggAACAAACCAAAACGAACAGCCCTATTAATCGCTCCTGTCCCATGCAGCACGAGTACTAACAGAAAATTCAGCCTGGAAGAAAGCCCAAATAACAGACAAAGGAAAAGGCACACCACCCCTCACGGCCAACCCATGTGGCATCTCTGTCGAACACAAAAGAATAGAAGAGAAggcaagaaaagaaaaaggaaacaaggcAATGGGCCGGGAGCACAACTAAAACAGGCCGATACAGCGCAAGGAAACAACGATCCTGAATCTCAAACAGAAAACAATCGAAGGTCAAAGTACATCGACTGAGACTTCCTTAAAACTCAGTCGACTGAGTTTTAGTCGTCCCCTTAACTTATACTCCATATTTTACTATTTTTTACCTAGTTCTACAGGACATCAACGTGTTTTTAGTTTTTTTATTCGACCATAAAAAAATTTATTTGGAGGATGATTCAAAATGCAGTACCTCTTATGCCACATATTAAAAAAATGGTAAAAAATGAAGACCTAAAAACTCTTGCATGCCCTATAAACCCTGACGAAGGGAGTGGTTTGTTCGTTGAAATGGCATCATTTGATTTGCCCTAGATTACTCCATCTTAGTTTTTACTGGAATCCAAAGCTTGATAATTAGTTCCGGAGGCCAAGAGTGATGAGATTCCAAATGGATAGAGCTTTGTTTAGTGCTGGCGAGTATATTTTCGATGTGTTGGAAACGGGAGCACGTAAAATTCGGGTGAGATGCTGTCTTGCTTCCTGGTGGGAGCAAAAGAGGTACTGGGCCTACAAAAGTCTGTCAACAACTGGGTCTGAGCCCAGTTTTTCTTCCTGTCAACAACTATTTTGTCCTGTCCGCTTAAGAGAATTTGATGGAGAGGCGTCTCGCTCTCACTCTCACCTGCCACCATCAATGTGGAGGAACTGATTAGGCAGAGCCATCACTAATCATTCTCCATCAATCTAGCTACTCCAGCGGTCCAGCCAGCCAAGTGATCACTGTTCGTGATCGATTATTGTTGATCGATGCTGAAAGGGAGACACCGCCACTTCGATGATGTGATGGTACTCCTAAATAAGTAAATTAAGAGCACCAATTTGTTGATACTCCCTACGTTCCAAAATAGATAACCCAATTTTATATTAAAATTAATACAAAgtcgagtcatctattttggaacggagggagtacttgatacTGCCTCCATCCAAGAATATCGGAATTTGCCTTGGTATCTAGATTGTTGAAGATAACTCGTTTAAGTAATTGCGGCGCATAGATGATGTAGATAATATACTTCTCAAATTTGGAggattaaagagaagaaaaaggGCCAAGATTTACGTACTGGGCTATCAGTTGACGATAGCTGACGTTGCAACTCTATATAGCCGGTTGCTGGTTATACTATAACCCTGCTCTAACTCAAGGACAGTAAGCGGGTACACCTACGTGTACGTAAGTACCATCCATGAATATATAATAATCTAATAGCTTCTGAGTGActtaccaagtaccaaatgcaGTCAAATATATGTACTCAAGCTGTGCAAAGCAAGTCCATGTGACCTACCAAAGTCCGAGATGCACGCATGCATACATAGCTCAACTGCTAGTAGTTACCCAGTTCTCAGCATCAACCGTTCATTCAAACTAACTGTAATTAACACAGGGTAATCAAGCTCCGTAtaaattcttttttttttttgcggaaaagcTACGTACAAATTCTTATACTAAGCACTAGTGAAAAGTAATTTAGATTCACTTTACACACTATTTATTATAGAAAGCACTAGTGAAAAGTAATTTAGATTCCCTTTATACATTATTTATTTTAGAAAGCACTAGTGAAAAGTAATTTAGTTTCCCTTTACAGATTATTTTGGACACAGCAGGTTTGATCCACATCTCCCAGTTACACAAAGCAAACCCACTTGTTTATAATTAAATCATGCACAAGACAGAACAAAAGCAAACAACTCGCTCTGTACAAGTAGAACTAGGCGCGGATCAAGCCGTgcacggcgccggcgccggcggccttGTCCTTGACGGCAAGGTAGTATGGCAGGAAGGCCCCCCTACCGACCCCGGCCGCGGCGGGCGCGGCCATCGACGGCGTGACCTGCAGGAACATGTAGTTGCCGGCGAAGAGGTCGGCCACACAGGGACCGCCTTCCTTGAGCCTAGTCACCACCCGGGCCACCGACGCGCGCACCCTGCCGCCCACcgcggccgccctccgccgcagcGCCCGCGCCAGGCTCGAGATCCTCAGAGGCCTACCGCGCCGCCGCGGGCCACCGCCCGAGGACGACCGGCGGCTCCGCCACGTCCTCCTGCTGGCGACGATCGCGGCCGCCGCGTGGCGGTAGTAGTGGTCctgcgcggcggcgacggcgtaGTGCGCGTCCTGCTGGTCGGTGGCGGGAAGGGGTGGGGGCGGGAGCTTCTTGAGCTTCTGGTAGGCGAAGCTGCTCATGGCGAGGTAGGAGGAGGACGGCGGTATGGCTAGACAGATAGAGTGTGGAAGAATTGAAGAAGCAGAGTGTACGTAGCTAATTAAGCTAAGCCAGGGGTGGTGGCTGTGGCCGGTGATGAATGATGGCTCAACCAAACGTGTACTACCACTCTACTAGTAGCTAGCTAGTGATCTGATGTCGCTGGCCTTACACGTCGCTGTGTACGCCATGGCCCATGGGTCCGTGACAACGTCGCATTGCCGACCGAGACCGGGAGCCACCATCAACCATGGCTGGCAGGATCGACACTACCGGCCCGCCAGTTCTGTCCATGTACCGGACAGGCAGGCAGCGAGCTACGTGAAACGAACACGCACATGATCTTTGCGTGAACCAGCTAAATTCAGCTCGTACTCGAGCGTGTACGCAGTACAGCTCAGTTTACCGGAGTTGTGTGTGCTAGTGCTACGGATGGGCTGTCACGCGGCTAAGCTCGGTAAAGCTGGGTTGGTGATCgggacggcggcgcgcggcgggGCCGGAGTTATGGAGGGCGCAAATGTGGTTGGGGCGATGGATGGATGAATGGATAGGCAGGGCACTGTTTTTCACAAGGACACCGTTTGTTGGCTGCTGACTCGATCGATCGGACTGCTGCGTGATACTGGGCATTGATGTGCCGCGCCCGACGCACTGCTGCTCAGTTACTCGCTGCCAGCCAgctagccggccggccggccgccggTGGCGGGTCGACACGGTTGTATGTTGTTGAGGCATCGTTTCGTCGGTTGGTCTCCACGTGCGTCCAAAGGGGTCGCCGTCGTGCGCTCTGTGCATCCAGCGGCGGCGGAAGGACGTCGGACGGTCCCGACGGAGATGAATTGACGCTGACGGCGACACCGCAGCTGAAGCGTAACGCGCgacgaatccaattgggttgggtgGCGGCGCTGGGTGGCCGGGTTCCTGCGCGCTGCAGCAGCAGCGGGTGGTTGCACGTCGCGAGCGCGGGCATGGATCCCCTGACTTCTACTCCAGGATGCAGTAGACCACCGACATGTGGGCCTGGGAGCAGAGTGAACTGAGCAGAGTGACGATTTGCTGGTCCAGAATTCTCCGGAAGGAATATTAATGCAATATATAGTCTACCTCTACACACGTGAAGTGTGTAGGGAAAATGTGGATTTAAttcgcaaaaataaataaatagatgtaGCATACCAGTTGAAAATAGAAATGGCAATACAGTACTCCCTCGGTTCACAAATAgtatgttctaacttttttctgaaCTGAATGTATATTGACAAGTGTTAGCATGCTTGTTCATTCATTTCAGTCCGTACGTACCCGATATTAAATATCCAGAACATATTTGTTAACGCCCACTTCCCCTCCCTTGTGTCTCTCTCCCAAGGGCGACTCGGGGACGAACTAGGGTTTCTCCCCGCCGTTGTCGGAGGCGGTCGCCGGGGCCTCGCGCGGCTGCCAGTGAGGGTGGCGGCGAGGTCTCTGGCCGCTCCCTCTTGGTGGTGAGGGCCCggatctggggcggcggccctgCTGGTGTGGACGGCGCTCCACTGACGGCAGGGGGCGTGCATCGATAAGGTGGGCCGTATCCCCTCGGCTGCGTGGGCAGCGAGGTCCTGGTGAGCGCTGGTCATGGCGTGGGGAGGCCCCGGGCTCTCCTCGTCAGATTTGAGGCGCTCCAGTCCGCACGCGTCGCACGACCTCGGCCTGCATGGATCTCCAGCCTGCGTGCGCGCCTGTTGATGCTGGTGGTTGGTTCGGTGGTGGAGGGAGGGAGCTTGTCCGGAGGAAACCCCTGGCCGTCGTTGGCGGTCACGGCGTCGATGGCGTCCTGGACGCCATTTCCTCCTTGGTGGCGGCGATGAGGTTCATCTTCCCCTGCCTCCCCACTTCCCCTGcgcccgggtgaaaaccctagcccctgtggttttgcggcggcggcggcgccacggCGTCGTCACGttcttgaaggcgccgccttgcGCATGGGGATGGTGGGTGTGCGTTGCGAGCTTGGCTGGTTCCTGGTGGCGGCCCGTCTGACTTCAGCGTCGTAGCTTCGGGGCAGGTCGGATGTCTCTGCTAGGCGGTGTGCTCCTTCCCCAAGTGCTCCAGTGAGACCGGCGGTGCGGCGCTCTCGAGCCAGGGCGAGAGGGGATATGGGTCCCCTCTCCGGCGACTGTGATGTGTTGGTGGCGAGGTCAAATTGTCCATGAAGAGCTCTGGTTTGGTCCTCTGGCTGCGCTGCTCCCTTTCGGCCGTGTCTCCGGTGGCGACTTTGCCCTTCTGTAGCTTCCTGATGTGCTTCGTGTTTGGGGCGTCGGCGATTCCTCTGCTACGGGTGCACTGACGGGCGAGACCTTGTTGTTGTAGCTTCTGCTTCGTGCTTCATTGTCGATTGTTTACCTTCCTCACCCTGTACTTGTCGTTCGGGGTTGCGTCCCctgtttcttcttcttttcagTTTGTTTGTGTTGGTTGTATCCTAGCCGGTTGatagctttgttaattcaaagccgggttaGGTCTAAGCCCTTCTCGGGCTTGGCCGAGCCATTCTGTAAAAAAAAAGTACATCTTACGACAAAGCAAACGTCGCTAGAAGAGACCGgtttaagaaaaagaaaaaaatacgtTTTGATACCCCGCGACCCGCGGGCACAAGATCGAGCTTAATAAGCTTGTACATAACCTAACATCACATTGGCTGGTTACTataagggttaattatccttttgccctcagtggtgtccatgtgctcagttttgccctcagatgcgaattgtgctcagttttgcccctagtccatgcgcaccgactcgttccgtgaactctgccgtctccgtcaggtcaaccttttgactcggcccttacaggtgggaccaggcggcagaaacggccaattttatttagaccgttgcacgcgtggcttgtgggacccagcaaagagccgttgagcagagagtcgttggcgggtgtgctatataagcgggcgacagcggtggtgaccacggcgacagagagcacggcagtgaccacggcgagagagagagcacgacggcgggaagctagctgtggagggcgcggcggtgggaagctGGCAGTAGAGGGCGCCgcggcgttgagatccccttcggctccgagctccatgtcttcctcaagctcccgcgccacctcgcggatgcagagcagggcgcgtgtggacatgcctgtcttcgtctgtccgcggtgccgggcgggcgttgatcgaagggtttctcagacaccgaggaaccagaatcgtccgttctacgtgtgcagcgagaatggggtaagaatcggggcaattgcaccattttcgtcgtcgggatgtttgagcaatgggttgatctgtttagtgttcatgcaggtgacatgcttctttctttgggtcgatgctctggccaagactctgatgaatgaactgcaagaagagcatgaagagtggttgcgcatgttgcCACGAATGGCAGTGGCCAcaccacgagctccggaagaagagatggatggcgaagcacgcactgacagagagctagctattgagcttaggatgttgaagaagaaggttaggaagcttgaagatcaagcactaccaatacccatttgcaaatacttttgggcatttgtaggtatggtaatcgcactggttgtaatgttgaaaatgtatggaaaggcatgaattatgaaggaatttgtaatcttgaaattgtttgagaaattcacctagtttaaatgttggttaaagttgtttaaatgttgaaacaaaaagagaagaagtgaccaacatttaaatatgttggaaaaaaagagaagaaat contains:
- the LOC119282269 gene encoding uncharacterized protein LOC119282269 translates to MSSFAYQKLKKLPPPPLPATDQQDAHYAVAAAQDHYYRHAAAAIVASRRTWRSRRSSSGGGPRRRGRPLRISSLARALRRRAAAVGGRVRASVARVVTRLKEGGPCVADLFAGNYMFLQVTPSMAAPAAAGVGRGAFLPYYLAVKDKAAGAGAVHGLIRA